Proteins encoded within one genomic window of Trichoderma asperellum chromosome 2, complete sequence:
- a CDS encoding uncharacterized protein (EggNog:ENOG41), with product MANESEAAKKFYKKLEEAVTEVRTETRDALLLEPNVDDILGQDAVDEMASRVGAKSALDLKQNVLGKGPISDGDELELPEDSLGPPKGSRFWCGLFQGWPVVVEMSSYTPAEDSTDVSAKDLLQIRRMVGQLAHPERTSDHVLRCAGFIQYRYEEHIGLVFHLENGCDIASPPVMLHDLYKASSNKLGNTTMSKNIKVHLGLRFRIARNLAVALEGLHRVGWVHKDIQSKNVVLFHAKMSEMMDPDKCIAGLGNLYLFGFESSRPDDAETDLSADYSLKNNAYRHPHRWGKPSVKFTKAHDIYSLGIVFLELAYWRSIFELKFRNLKDTGRCEPGDLKREVIKAAQEDIPFVTGMSFARIIKTCLEFDEISAGMSEYEAYELFEKEIVDVLKNLVSAKV from the exons ATGGCTAACGAATCAGAAGCGGCTAAAAAATTCTACAAAAAACTGGAAGAGGCCGTGACTGAGGTTCGCACTGAAACCCGAGATGCTCTCTTACTAGAGCCAAATGTCGATGACATTTTAGGCCAAGACGCAGTTGATGAAATGGCGTCAAGAGTGGGCGCAAAATCGGCTCTAGACCTGAAACAAAACGTCTTGGGCAAGGGACCTATCTCTGATGGCGATGAATTAGAGCTTCCTGAGGACTCCTTGGGGCCGCCTAAAGGAAGCCGTTTCTGGTGTGGGCTATTCCAAGGATGGCCTGTAGTCGTCGAGATGAGCAGCTATACGCCTGCTGAAGATTCGACTGATGTATCAGCAAAAGATCTACTCCAAATACGGCGCATGGTTGGCCAACTTGCACATCCCGAACGCACAAGCGATCATGTTTTGCGATGCGCTGGATTTATCCAATATCGATATGAAGAGCACATCGGTCTTGTTTTTCACCTAGAAAATGGCTGTGATATAGCTTCGCCACCAGTTATGTTACATGACCTCTACAAAGCCTCATCAAATAAGCTTGGTAACACCACCATGTCAAAAAATATCAAGGTTCACCTCGGCCTGCGCTTCCGGATCGCACGCAACCTGGCTGTTGCACTTGAGGGCTTACACCGTGTTGGGTGGGTTCATAAGGATATCCAAAGCAAAAATGTGGTTTTATTTCATGCAAAGATGAGTGAGATGATGGACCCAGATAAGTGCATCGCCGGTCTAGGAAATCTCTATCTGTTTGGCTTTGAATCATCAAGACCTGATGATGCAGAGACAGATTTGTCGGCTGACTACAGTCTGAAGAACAATGCTTATCGCCACCCTCATCGGTGGGGAAAACCTAGCGTGAAATTTACAAAAGCACATGATATTTATTCTTTG GGCATCGTGTTTCTCGAGCTGGCTTATTGGAGATCTATTTTTGAACTAAAATTCAGAAATCTGAAAGATACAGGACGGTGCGAACCGGGAGATCTCAAGCGAGAGGTCATAAAAGCAGCCCAGGAAGATATTCCGTTTGTGACTGGAATGTCATTTGCAAGAATCATTAAAACTTGTTTGGAATTTGATGAAATATCGGCTGGTATGAGTGAGTATGAAGCATACGAGTTATTTGAAAAGGAAATAGTCGATGTTCTCAAAAATTTAGTATCAGCAAAAGTTTAG
- a CDS encoding uncharacterized protein (EggNog:ENOG41~TransMembrane:1 (o117-135i)), whose translation MSKVKRNYGLQQVYHAPGGKGYSERDAVDIVAIHGLDTQSPRTWIAWKIDGDSSSGDVHWLKDETMLPAVIPKTRIFTYDWNASLDQTRSAQFLLGHATDFLSKLYMARLSESNDRPIIVIASCFGGLLLAKALYRASESSSKYKDILKSTAGVAFLGTPFQGSHQGFYTAAQLRAAVAISMSGEGSEHLVEYLNSDVNARESLDELVRLFTEMVFRKQFNFSIICFHETLPTDFRAVGFLSKSIQPAFKGRSDTD comes from the exons ATGTCTAAAGTTAAGCGAAACTACGGGTTGCAGCAAGTATACCACGCTCCAGGTGGAAAGGGGTATAGTGAGAGAGACGCGGTCGA TATTGTCGCTATCCATGGTCTCGATACGCAGTCCCCGAGGACCTGGATAGCCTGGAAAATTGATGGTGATTCGAGTTCAGGAGATGTCCATTGGCTCAAAGACGAGACAATGTTACCTGCCGTCATCCCCAAAACTCGTATCTTTACATATGACTGGAACGCAAGCCTAGATCAAACTCGCTCAGCCCAGTTTTTACTAGGCCATGCAACTGACTTTTTGTCCAAATTGTATATGGCACGCCTTAGCGAAAGCAACGATCGGCCCATTATTGTTATTGCCTCCTGTTTCGGAGGTCTACTGCTTGCCAAG GCATTGTACCGCGCTTCAGAGAGCAGCAGTAAATACAAAGATATACTCAAGTCCACGGCCGGTGTTGCCTTTCTGGGTACCCCCTTTCAAGGCAGCCATCAGGGCTTTTATACTGCTGCTCAGCtgcgtgctgctgttgcaaTATCTATGAGTGGCGAAGGATCTGAACATCTGGTCGAGTACCTCAATAGTGACGTGAATGCTCGTGAAAGTCTTGACGAACTCGTACGGCTATTCACTGAAATGGTCTTTCGTAAACAATTCAACTTCAGCATCATCTGTTTTCACGAAACATTGCCAACAGACTTCAGAGCAGTA GGATT CTTGTCGAAGAGCATTCAGCCTGCCTTCAAGGGCCGGAGCGACACGGACTAA
- a CDS encoding uncharacterized protein (EggNog:ENOG41), producing the protein MLYHPLNTDSFRLLRLHRDTPSASLSGSLVEVPLNAAPRYFALSYSWGTHAQEVPIYIDGQVLLVAPSQANAIRRLLELWNTKNGNSSTPSYYFNTPIEYVWIDRICINQQDTEERSSQVQFMRAIYSQAVRTLIWLGHEADLCFDAWKLVDQIYDVLKRENPAAKYLADIPLNTYSNARHRRSGLPAWDHAVWGHLERLFQLPWFTRVWVIQEVVLSHGDPVILHGENHEYPWSRLGWASSWPRRNGYLRLERVPNRMQMVDTISNIRRSPTRWSLGALLVATSIKCHATDQRDKVYGLLVYARVASFLLAEYKTLSAGDIDSDVMQAQRKYSIKHLPSWVPNWSDFAVVERDVSKSLSWLDIPSAAETNVSGLGVSGALSCLDSVGGQIPAIPRSLEVENAEATFTSRLLCACETAARFLPHVGASEWICSFIKATTADQYLLWGQKPEQLLRDGAAFLLQVLSGSGHLASSGTGALTNLLAKMAMGGNSDLYVALARNFCLNRTFAVTSHRRLGIAPAGTREGDEIAVISGGEVPYVLRRLDGDTSYHFIGESYVHGLMGGEIIATWERGELTEEVFELW; encoded by the exons ATGCTCTACCACCCTCTCAACACGGACTCTTTTCGACTCCTTCGTCTCCACCGCGATACACCatcagcctctctctccggCAGCCTTGTCGAGGTGCCGCTTAATGCCGCTCCAAGATACTTTGCGCTCAGCTACTCTTGGGGAACTCATGCCCAAGAAGTTCCAATCTACATTGACGGTCAAGTGCTACTAGTAGCTCCTAGCCAGGCCAACGCCATCAGGCGGCTGCTAGAATTATGGAACACCAAAAATGGCAACTCCTCCACGCCATCTTATTACTTCAACACTCCCATAGAGTACGTGTGGATTGACAGGATCTGTATCAATCAGCAGGATACCGAAGAGCGCTCTTCCCAAGTCCAATTCATGAGGGCCATCTATTCCCAGGCAGTGCGCACTCTGATCTGGCTTGGACACGAGGCCGACTTGTGCTTCGACGCCTGGAAGCTGGTCGATCAAATATACGACGTCTTAAAGCGGGAGAATCCCGCCGCCAAGTATCTTGCCGATATTCCTCTCAACACCTACTCCAACGCCAGACATCGCAGGTCTGGCCTACCAGCCTGGGATCACGCGGTGTGGGGGCACCTGGAGCGGCTCTTTCAGCTCCCGTGGTTCACACGTGTGTGGGTCATTCAGGAAGTTGTCCTCTCTCACGGAGACCCGGTGATCCTTCATGGCGAGAATCATGAATACCCATGGAGCCGGCTCGGATGGGCATCGTCTTGGCCGCGGCGCAATGGCTATCTACGGCTAGAGCGGGTGCCCAACCGGATGCAGATGGTCGATACTATTTCCAACATTCGTCGCTCCCCAACACGCTGGAGTTTGGGCGCCTTATTGGTAGCCACGTCGATCAAGTGCCACGCTACAGACCAACGAGACAAGGTGTATGGTCTTCTAG TATATGCGAGGGTGGCATCATTTCTCTTAGCCGAGTACAAGACACTCTCGGCAGGCGATATAGACAGCGATGTGATGCAGGCCCAACGCAAGTATAGCATTAAGCATTTGCCGTCGTGGGTGCCGAACTGGAGTGATTTCGCCGTGGTTGAGCGAGATGTCTCCAAGAGCCTATCCTGGCTCGATATCCCCAGCGCCGCGGAGACCAACGTTAGCGGCCTTGGAGTTTCCGGGGCACTATCGTGCCTCGACTCAGTTGGAGGCCAAATTCCAGCTATCCCAAGATCTCTCGAAGTTGAGA ATGCTGAGGCTACCTTTACATCGCGTCTTCTTTGTGCCTGCGAGACAGCAGCTCGCTTCCTCCCACACGTGGGGGCATCCGAGTGGATATGCTCCTTTATCAAAGCCACCACTGCAGATCAGTACCTCTTGTGGGGACAGAAGCCAGAGCAGCTTTTGCGTGATGGAGCTGCGTTTCTACTCCAAGTGTTATCAGGCAGTGGACACCTAGCATCATCAGGCACTGGAGCCCTCACAAATCTGCTGGCCAAGATGGCAATGGGTGGTAACTCGGATTTGTACGTTGCTTTAGCGCGCAACTTCTGCCTAAATAGAACATTTGCTGTTACATCGCATCGCCGACTTGGGATTGCGCCGGCGGGGACACGAGAGGGAGATGAAATTGCTGTCATATCCGGAGGAGAGGTGCCATATGTTCTGCGGAGATTGGACGGCGACACAAGCTATCATTTCATTGGAGAGTCATATGTCCATGGTCTCATGGGTGGTGAAATTATAGCGACATGGGAAAGAGGGGAATTGACAGAAGAAGTGTTTGAGCTTTGGTGA